A single genomic interval of Asinibacterium sp. OR53 harbors:
- a CDS encoding (4Fe-4S)-binding protein, which yields MKYKLEEPVHGRIGTERYQCTIEWRNGKFIADEPESSGGKDLGPDPFTLLLSSLASCTLVTLRMYIERKGLDIPAIRVNTNLFQEIQNEELVTTIDRDIVFEGTVPEETKTKLQEIASHCPVSKILEGNTKVRTFVFRDTPGEKTVKYSNDEITVDWKPGYCQHSTRCWKQLLQVFDPREKKWVNVDGASAERIKQQVEQCPSGALLFHYKNEIDTNQH from the coding sequence ATGAAATACAAATTAGAAGAACCGGTTCATGGCCGCATCGGTACTGAAAGATATCAGTGTACCATTGAATGGCGTAACGGGAAGTTTATTGCAGATGAGCCTGAATCATCGGGTGGGAAAGACCTGGGGCCGGATCCTTTTACCCTGTTACTGTCTTCGCTGGCATCCTGCACACTGGTTACCCTGCGCATGTATATTGAAAGGAAAGGGTTGGACATACCCGCGATACGTGTAAATACCAATCTCTTCCAGGAAATACAGAATGAAGAACTGGTTACCACCATCGATCGTGATATTGTGTTTGAAGGAACCGTGCCTGAAGAAACGAAAACAAAACTGCAGGAGATCGCCAGCCATTGTCCTGTTTCAAAAATCCTTGAAGGGAATACCAAAGTGCGAACTTTTGTTTTCCGCGACACGCCGGGCGAAAAAACAGTCAAGTACAGTAATGATGAAATAACTGTAGATTGGAAACCCGGCTATTGCCAGCATTCTACCCGTTGCTGGAAACAATTGCTACAGGTTTTTGATCCACGTGAAAAAAAATGGGTGAATGTAGATGGCGCCAGTGCAGAACGCATCAAGCAACAGGTGGAACAGTGCCCTTCGGGCGCATTACTGTTTCACTACAAGAACGAAATTGATACAAATCAACATTGA
- a CDS encoding helix-turn-helix transcriptional regulator, with translation MKSKTVDRLLRTTPKDVEIFVDWYADLVININRILREKGITQKELAQKLGKQPSEISKWLNDEHNFTLRSLAKLQAELGETLLEVPERQAHTEFVGSGYSRSVHRFVVYQKEELKTEAKLIKWQPIAEINSLSNVG, from the coding sequence ATGAAAAGTAAAACAGTAGATCGATTGCTAAGGACAACGCCTAAGGATGTTGAAATTTTTGTGGACTGGTATGCCGACTTGGTTATAAACATCAATCGGATTTTGCGCGAAAAAGGTATTACACAAAAAGAATTAGCGCAAAAACTAGGGAAGCAACCTTCAGAAATTTCCAAATGGCTGAATGATGAACATAACTTCACTCTGCGGTCGCTTGCGAAACTACAAGCTGAGCTAGGTGAAACTTTGCTAGAGGTCCCTGAAAGGCAGGCGCATACTGAATTTGTTGGAAGTGGCTATAGCCGTAGTGTGCACAGATTTGTAGTTTATCAGAAAGAAGAATTAAAAACAGAGGCTAAACTAATTAAATGGCAACCGATTGCTGAAATAAATTCATTAAGCAATGTCGGATAA